Part of the bacterium genome, GGCAGCGGCCGAGACCGGGCGCGCGGCCCCCTCATCGGGGGCACGTGGCTGTACTTCGCCCTCCTGATCTTGCTGCCCGTGGTCTGGATGCTCAAGGAGGCGGCAGCCCAGGGCCCCGCGCTCTTCCTGCGGCAACTGAGCCGCCCCGAGGCCCTGCACGCCTTCGGGCTCACGGCCCTGCTGACCATCGGGGCGGTGGTGCTGAACACCTGCTTCGGGGTGGTGGTGGCGGTCGTGCTGGTGCGCCAGCGGTTCCGGGGCCGCAGCCTGCTCAACGCCCTGGTGGACCTGCCCTTCGCCCTCTCGCCGGTCATCGCCGGGTACATGCTGATCCTGCTTTTCGGGCAGGGCGGCTGGCTGGCCCCGGGCGTCGAGCGTCTCGGCCTGAAGGTGGCCTTCGCGCTGCCGGGGATGCTCCTGGCGACAGTGTTCGTGACGCTGCCGTTCGTGATCCGCGAGGTGGGGCCGGTGCTGGCGGCGGTGGGGCGCGAGCAGGACGAGGCCGCCTACACGCTCGGCGCCGGGCGGCTGTACACCTTCTGGCGCATCACGCTGCCCTCGATCAAGTGGGGGTTGCTGTATGGCGTCACACTGACCATCGCCCGCGCCATCGGCGAGTTCGGCGCGGTGCTGGTCATCTCAGGCAACATCATCGGCCGGACGCAGACTGCCACGCTGCTCATCCACCAGGCCTGCGTGGACTTCGACCCGAACGCCGCCTTCGCCGCGGCCGCGGTGCTGGCGCTGGTCTCGTTCCTGGTGCTGATCGCGTCCGAGATCATCCGCACGCGCGCCGAGGTCGCCGGCGAGAGCGGCGCCTCCACATCAGTAGCGCGGGCGGCCTCGCCCGCGCGCCGGGGACGGGCAGGCGAGGCCGCCTGCCCTACTGGCGACACTCGGCCCGCTACGGGCCCTCATACCGATACCGGAAGCGGCCCTGACGAGGGGACGCCCTCTACCCACCATGACTGATGACCTCGAACTGCAGATCAGTGACCTGAGCTACCACTTCGGCGACCTGCCGGCAGTGGACCGCGTGAGCTTCGACGTCCGTCACGGCGAGCTGGTGACGCTGCTGGGCCCGAGCGGCAGCGGCAAGAGCACCATTCTCCGCCTGATCGCCGGGCTGCTGCGGCCCTCGACCGGCATGGTCCGCATCGGCGGCTCCGACGCGACTGACGTGCCGCCGCAGCGCCGCAACGTGGGCTTCGTCTTCCAGCAGTACGCGCTATTCCGGCACATGACGGTGTTCGAGAACGTGGCCTTCGGCCTGCGCGTGCGCAAGTGGAAGCGCGACCGGGTGGCGGCGCGCGTGGCCGAGCTGCTGCAGATGGTGCAACTACAAGGGAAGGAACGCCAGCGGCCGGACCAGCTCTCGGGCGGCGAGCGGCAGCGGGTGGCGCTGGCGCGGGCCCTGGCGCCCGAGCCGCGGGTGTTGCTGCTGGACGAGCCCTTCGGCGCCGTGGACGCCAAGGTGCGGGTCGAGCTGCGCGAATGGCTGCGCCACCTGCACGATGACTTCCACGTGACCTCGGTGTTCGTGACGCACGATCAGGACGAGGCGCTGGAGCTGTCGGACCGGCTGGTGGTGCTACATCGCGGCCGGGTGGAGCAGATCGGCAGCCCGGCGGAGGTCTACGAGCAGCCGGCCACACCCTTCGTGACCAGCTTCGTCGGGCCGATCAACCAGCTCCAGGGCCAAGCGGCGGCGGGCGTGGCCCACGTGGGCGCCCTGACCGCCCCCGCGCCCTGGGCGAGCGACGGCACGCAGCCGGCCGTGTACATGGTGCGGCCCACCGATGTCCTCATCGGGCCGGCGGGCAGCGGCGCCAGCGCGACCGTCCGCCGCTGCCTGCGCATCGGGAGCCTGACGCGGGTGGAAGTGGAACTGGCCGACGGGCAGACCCTCCACGCGCATCTGCGCAACGGCCAGGCCCGCCGGCTGGAGCCGGGGCAAGCAGTGGGGCTGTGCGCCGAGCGCGCCTGGGCGTATCCGGTCGAAGCGGGGCGATAGGCAGGTGTCGTTGGAGCGCGACTACCCCTGCCGCAGTTCGTCGTAGACCCCGAGGGTCTCGCGCACCACGGCGCTGATGCTGAAACGCTCTTGGGCGCGGCGCACCGCCAGCCGTCGCTCCGACTCGTCCCCCCGCCACTGCGCCTCCAGGCCGATGCCGTCCAGATCGAACCCCAGGTTGGACACCAACATCTCGCCGGTGCTGAAGCCACCGAACTCGGCGTACGCATCGTCGTCCGGCGGGGGGAGTATCTCCAGCCGCCGGGACAGCACCTGCGCCAAGGCCGTCGCGTCGTCGGCCGGAACGAAGGCCTCGGGGTCCACTCGCTCCAGCACCTCGGCCAGAGCCGGGGTGCGCACGGCCAGCACCGGCACCTCCATGGCCACGGCCTGCAGCGCGTAGCCGACGCTGCCGGACACCTCGCGGGGGATGATGAGGGTGTTGAGCGAGGCGATGATCTCGGGCACATCCGCCCGCGTCCCCCGGAAGACGACGGCCCCGCCGATGCCCATGTGGTGGGCCGCCAGCATCAGCTTCTCCTGGTCGGGCCCATCGCCGACGAAGAGGAACTCGACATTGGGGAAGTCGCGGGTGATGGCCACGGCGGCTTCCAGGACGGTCTCCAGCCCCAGGCCCGAGACCGCGGGACTGATGACGCCGACGGCTGCCGTCTCCGAGCGCAACCCCAGCGTCAGCCGCTTGCGCGCCAGGTCGAAGTCCGCCGTGACGGGCCGCACCTCGGCCGCCGGAGGCAGGAGCATCGCCCGCCCCGCCAGGCTGCGATGCACACGCGCCAGGGCCTCGTGGTCGCTGGCCGAGCTCACGATGAGGGCGCTGCAACGGCCCAGCAGCCGCCGCAGGCGCCAGCGTCCCCAGCCCTGCGGGTGGTACTGCGTAAGGTCGGAGAGGGTGACGACCAGCGGCGCGACGCCGCCGGCGGCGCGCAGGGCGGCCAGGCCGTAGGCGTGGACCACATCCGGCCGGAAGTCGCGCACCAGCCGCGCCACCTGCGTCCGCTCCGCCGCCACGGCGCTCTCGTCCGCATAGGGCTTGAGCGGCAGATTTACCCACCGGGCCTCGATGAAGTGGATCTGCTCCTGCTGGTGGCGCAGCAGCGGGCCGGCGATGACGGCGTGCCCGCCCTGTCGCAGGCATCGGCGCCCGACCGCCAGCGCCGCCGGGTACATCAGCGCCTCGTCGGGGCCGAGCAGTTGGAGCAGGCGGAGCGGTTCGGGCATTGTCTAGGCCAACATCCACGCGAGAAGTGTGGTTCCGGAGACGGCGCGCGGGCGAAGCCGCCCGCGCTACTGGTGCTGCAACGCACGAGCCTGGCCGCCCGCGCTACTGACATCGTGACGCACAGGATAGGCAACACGACGACCCCAGTAGGGCAGGCGGCCTCGCCTGCCCGACCCTAGCGCAGTTCCATCTCTGTATCGAAGTGCTTCAGCAGCAGTGTGTCCGCGTCCTGCGTCAGCGGGCCGAGCGTCGGCTCGCGCATGGTCTTCGAGATGCGCAGCTCGTCCACCACACCGTTGGCAGGGGTGTTCGGGCTGTCCGTGGGATTCATACCCAGGGCGATCGTCTCGCTCGGGCGGCGGGGCGCGTTGGCCGCGTCCTTCTTCTCCGCCACGAGCTTGCCGTCCACGTACAGTCGCAGCATGCCGGTCGCCTCGCCCGTCTTCTTCCAGGCAAAGCACAGATGATGCCACTCGCCCTGCTTCCACTGCACGCCCAGGGCGACACCATCGGACTTGTCCTTGTCGGCCCAGGCGGCCATGAGGCTCTTGCCGGCGTTCACCTCGCCCCCGTCGTACAGGTACAGCACGAAGCCGTAGTCGTACTCACTGTTGCGGCTGTCGAAGAGCTGGTGGTAGTGATACGGAACGGCGGTGGTGCGCCCGCTCGGGGCGTTCCAGCCCGGCTGGAACCACATCTCCACGGTGCCTTCGTCCATGTTGAGGTGGCCGGCGGCGGGGATGAGCAGCTTCGCCCCGTCGGCCAGGCGCACGCCCTGGCCGAGCTTGCCCGCGGCCAGTACCGGCGGCGGGCCGGCAGTGAGTGGGACCGACGCGCCATACCAATACCAGCACCCCGGCGCCTGAGCCTCGATCTTGTAGATGCCCTGCTCGCCCTCCGGCGGGATGGTCAGCCGGAAGACATCCAGGCTGCTGCGGGTGATCGGGGTCACCGTCTGCTTGCCCGAGGGCGAGGTGATTGTGATCTGCCCCTTGACCTCCTGCGAGCCCACGCGGTAGCCGCTCTGCTGGTAGACGACCAGCTTGACCGGCTCGTCGCGCTCGTCCACCCAGAAGGCCTTGCTCTGGCGGATGGTCGGCGGGGGATCGCTAAAGGCCTCGATCTGCGCTTGGTCCAGGGCGTAGAGGTACTCCGGTATGGAGAAGAAGGCCGTGGAGTGGTAGGCGAAGTGCAGGTAGAAGTCCAGCGTGTTCAGAGCCTTGTCCAGGTACTTGCGGTCGCCGGTGAGGTTGTAGGCATAGGCCAGGTCGGCGAAGTCGGTGTGGCAGCGGCTGTCCTTGTACTCGCGGATGTACTGGAAGACCGGGCCCATGCTGGTGTCGGCGGAGGGCACGTTGTCAATCCAGCGCGTGACCATGTCCAGGAACTTGGCTCGGACGCCCTCATCGCCGGTGAGCTGGTGAACGTGCTTGACGAACTGCAGGATCGTGTAGTACGGCGACATCAGCGTCTTGTCCTGGGCGGCGATGCGCTCGACCGTGGACTCCTTGTCGGCATAGAGCACCTCCAGGCCCTGGAGGAGACGGTCGAGGTACTCGCGCTTCCCCGTGGCCCTGTACAGCCACGCCAGGTCAATGTACTTCCAGTTGTCCCGGCCCCAGCCGGTCCCACCGTGCTTGAGTACCCACTGCCCGGCCAGTTCGGCCACCTCCAGCGAGCGCCGGTCGCCGGTGAGCAGGTAGTGGTCCACCAGACCGACGACCCAGCCGTGCCCCCCGACGTCACAGCTCCCCGAGTACTGCTTCATACGCTTCTCGGGGTAGCGGCTGTCGGACGGCACGGGCGTGAAGGCGGCGTTGGCGAAGTGCATGTATGAGTGACGGTGCACCCCGCCGATCTCGGGGGGCTGGGTGCCGGTCCAGTAGAAGATCGAGTCGCGCAGCTTGTCATCGGTCGCGCAGGCCTGCGCCAGCTTCTCGGGCATGTAGCCGGGCATGACCCACAGGCCCCAGTCCCACGGGCCGGGGATCTTCGCCTGCTGCACATCCACATCGCGGAAGTGATTGACGGCGCGGTCCAGGCCGTCCCACAGGTCGCGGTCGCCGGTGCGAATGAACTGCACGGCCATCCCGTGGTCGTAGGCCGTCTCCAGGTTCATATACGAGTTGCCGCCGCCGATGTCGCCCCAGTTGAGCATCCCGTAGGCGTTGGCGCCCTCGGCGCGTCCCAGGTAGCCGTTGCGGATCTCGCGCTCGACCTCACTCTCGTAGAGCGTGTAGCGCCCCTGTTGCCGGGGCAGGACATCACCCCAGACCTTCGAGGCGCAGTACACCTCGGGTGCGGGCAGATACAGGGGCGGACGCAGGAACGCCGCGCGCCGGGCCGCCGCAGCCGTCTCCGGGCTGTCGAAGCTCAGCAGCAACCGGTGCGTCTTGCCCATGCCGATGTGCATGTGCAGCGGCCGGGGCATCTGCGGCACGAGGAACAACCGGAGCGTGTCGCCCTGCACGGCGTAGGCCTTGGGGTGGAGCTGCCAGAAGTCGCGCAGGGCGACGGTGAGGGCCCAGCGATCGCCCGCGGGGCGGAGCGTCAGCCAGCCCGGCGCCCGCTCGCCCACTTGCTCGGCCTTGCCCGCACGGGTGAGCGTCGTCGCCCAGGCCTTGATCTCCTGCTCGCCGCTCCAGCGCCGCTTCTCGTCCTCCGACCACCACTGCTTGCGCTCGTCGAGAAGCTTGACGAACTCCTCGCGCTTGTTGTCGGTGCTGATGCCCTCCTTCTGGTCGGGCCCGACCTGCAGGAGCGAGCAATCGCCCTTCGCCTCGGCGGTCTTGCCGCCCTCGAGGCCGAAGGTGACGTCACCGTCTGTTGGCATCAGGGGCAACTCCACCGACACGAACGGCAGGTCGTGGAAGATCTCGTCGGTATCCTGGACGAAGGTGTGGTCCAGCTCGATGAACTGCTGTCCGACGTAGAACCGCAGGCGCACATCGAAGGCGACCGACTTGCTGCCATCGGGCTTGCGGTGGTGGCCCTGCAAGCGAATGACGGCACGAACCGGGCCACTCTCCTCGACGGTCACCTGCTCCAGGCCTCCCGCTGAGGAGAAGTCGCCGCAGCGCAGGGCCGCGGGCCGGGCGGGGCTGATGAGCATCTGGTCCGGTTGGAGGACGAGCAGTTGGAGGAAGCCACTGTCGCCCCCCACGACCGCCCGCAGGGGGCCGGTGTTCACTGTGGCCGTCTGGCCCTCCTGCTTGACGGTGACCTGCGCGGCCTGCGCAGGCTGCTTCGGCGGCTCGGCGAAGTGCAGCGCGTACCGCTCCTGCTGCGGGTCGGCCAGCCACGTACACAGGAGTGTCTGGACGCTGTTGCCGCGCGCCCACCAGCGGCTCGTGACGAGTGTCTGCAGGGGCACGGGTCGGCCTTTGGCATCGGCCAGCCAGACTTGCCTGTCGTCCTTGAGCGCGCCCATGGCGAAGGGCACGCCGACGGAGACGGGCGCCAGGCGGACACCCGACTGCCCGGGGGCGCTGCGGCGCAACTCGATCTGCCCGGCCAGGGCGGCGGTTGCCATGAGGATCAGTCCCAGCAGTAGCGTGGTTCGCATCGTCATGCCTCCGACACGGCGCGTGTCAGGTCGCCGCCATCCGCGGTGGGAGGAGGGAAGGGAGGCGCCCCGGGTCCACGGGCTCACGCCCGTGGCTACACACGACGGCCCCTTCGGGGCGAACGGCCCCGATTCCCGGTTCCCCACTCCCAACGACCCCCTCACGGCGCCTCGAGCAGCTCCACCTTCACGTCATCGAGGCGCAGCCGCAGCGCGATGGGGGTCGTGTTGTCACCTTTCTCGATGGCGATGTCGAGGGCGGCGGCGTTGGCCGGCAGCTCTGCTGTCGTCTCCAGGCGCTGCCAGGTGCCCAACTGCCGCAGATCGTACGGATTGGTGCTGTAGTTCGTGATCCACTTGCCGTCGGCGGCGTTGGTCGCGAGCTTCAGGTAAGGCGCCTTGCGCGGATTGTCAGTCGTCTCCACGAGCATCCATGCCGACAGACGATAGAGCCCGTACGGGACGGCGGCGGCCTGCAGGCGGGTCTGGGCGTAGTTCCAGACGCGCCCGGCAGTGCCTTCAGCCAGTAGGCACGAGGCGCCCGAGTGGGGGCCCTCGGTCGACAGCGACAGCTTTATGCCCTCCACCGGGTTCCAGCTCGTCGGCTCCTGCTCAAAGCCATTCTCATGGACCGTGGCGTTGGTCGCGGCCGAGGCCACGCCGGTCAGCTCCACCAGCCGGTAGGCGCCGCTGTCATCTCGCCCGGTCAGCGCCAGCCGGATCATCTGTTTCGCCTCTGGGTCCAGCATCGCGACGCGGAGGCGGTACTGGCCCGCCGGCAGCCCGGCCGGCAGGCGCAGCACCGTGCCCACCTGCTGCTCCTCGCCGGGCCACCACAGTGTCGTCGGGGTCGGCGGGTAGTCCAGTTGCTCGCAGGCTACCTTGCCGTCCGGGCCCACGAGCGACCACTGCACGGCGTAGCTGGCGTAGCACGGCGCCACACCGTCATTGCGCCAGGTGGCGAACAGCGGGAGGCGCGAGGGCTGGGTGGCGTACAGGCGCAACTGCGCGGGGTGCTTGAGGGAAACGAGCACGAAGCGGTAGCCGATGCGGCGGGCGGCGTCGCGCAGCAACTCCTGGGCCTCGGGCGGGGCCTTGCGGTAGCCCGCGCCGCCGAACAGGTTCGTGTTCAGGTAGCTGATCGGCGCCGACAGGCCCTTCTCGATGGTCGTCTTCACATCCCACTGCTTCTTGAGCATCTCGTCATAGCCGCTGTGGAACTCGAAGTTGCAGATGACGCCCCGGCGTGCGTAGGGATTGTAGAGCCACTCGCCGCAGTCGTAGCTGGCGCCGGCGGGGTTGAGACCGTCCTGGCGGAAGTTCACCCCGTGGATCGCGGCGTAGTCGTTGATGGTCAGGTGGTTCCGCCCGCCGACGTTGAGGAAGATGCGCGTGTGGGGGAAGGCCTGCACGTGCGCGTCAATGACGCGGCGGTAGGCGGCGACGTACCTCGCCTCGGTGTAGCCGGTCTCGGCCAGTTGCTGGGGCGTCCAGCGCATCAGGTGCATCTCGCCCCACTCGCCGATGGAGCCGATGTCCACGAACTCCAGGCCCGGTCGGCCGTCGAGGTACTCGCCGAGCTTGCGGATGAACTCGCACTGCACGTCCAGGTAGCGGTCATCCCAGAAGACCGGGTCGGTCTGCTCCTGGCCGTTGAGGGCGATGTGCTTGACCCCCGGCACGCCTTTGGCGAAGACCCACGGCGGCGTCACCTGCCCGCGCGAGTGCATGGACTGGCACATCACCCGGAAAGCGACGCGTTTGCCGCACTGCTTGACCCAGAAGTCGAACCGGGGGCCGAAGTAGTCGTCGAACTTGTAGACGCCCTCCTCCGGGTTGACCTCGGACCAGTCCAGCCGGTAGTAGGCGATGTCGCAAAGCTGCATGAACCACTCGTCGGGCTTGGCGTCGAGTGGGGGGTACTGCAGATACAGGCCCATGCCGGGATTGAAGATGACCTCGTCGGAGGCCGGAGGCTTGAGCTCAACCGGGCCCGGCGGGGTGTCCTGGGCCAGAGCGGCGACAGACGACACCAGGACTGCTACAACCAGGAGAGCAGGCATTCCTCATGTCTCCTTCCTGCGACGGGGTTATTCAGCGTCCGCCTTGGTCGGCCGCGGAGAGTGACATTATTCTGGCAAGATCGTCCTGCGACAGGTACCTGAAGCTCTGGGGCGGCGTCAGACGTGCGCCAACCTCGGCCAAGCGGACCGGCTTGCTCAGCCGCGCCGCACGCGCCACTTTGATGGCTACGCCCTCACACGCCCCGGCGTAGTACTCGAAGAAGCGGCTGGCCGAGAGGCCGCTGACGGCACGATAGCGCCGCCACAGATGGACAGGGGAGGCGTACTCGATCGTCTCAACGGTGAACACGCCAGTGATGCCCTCCACGGGCTTGGTGCTGTATACGACCACATGGGAGACGTCCCTCCCAAAGCCGCGTCTCCGGAACTCGACCTTCTTCTGGCCTTGGAAGATGGCGTCGGCGTACCTCGGGTGTATCGACAGCAATATTACTGCGCCTGTGCGTGAGTGCGAAGCCATCGTGTGTCACCGCTCTTGATCTGCTGTATGGACTGAGGGGGGGCGCCCACTAGCCCGTGTTCAACCAACTGCTCGCACCGGATGGGCCGACGGATGTCGTGTGCGTGACGAAAGAGGATAGCAGTGACCGCCCTCGACGCCATGCACATGCTGCCGATCTCGGCATAGCTGTAGACCGTTCGCTTGCCAACGAACGCGGCTACCTCCTCTGGGCTGGTCGAGACCAGAGTCCGCTCTGCGACCCCGACAACCGTCAGTGCTTGCTGGTCTTGTGACCGGTAGAACAGCAGGATGTCGCCTGGCCTGATGTCGCGGCGGGTCGCCCTCGACAGATAGGCCTTGCGGATGCTGTTGCCATAGCTGTCCCCACCCGCCAGAAGCGGTCGCTCTGGTCCGGTGCCCGGGAATAGGGCCCTGTGATAGCGGGGCTGGATCGGTATTACCCATATGGCAGCGGAGTCCCAGGCCACGGCGAAGGGGCCGTACCTAACGTGATACTCGAAGGGATCTGAGGGCGTGCGACCCAGGTGTGGGACCAGATCCTTCGTGAACTCGTCCTCGCCTGTCCTCGCGCTGGTGGCGATGCGCTCAAAGCCGAACTGTAGCAGGAACCCTATCAGAGCCTCGTGTCTTGGGAATGCGGTGACGAATAGGCACTCGTAGCCGTTCTCATGGGCGTAGTCGAACACAGTCCTTAGCAGCAACTCACCGTACGCCAGGCCGGACCAGTCATCGGAGACCTTGAAGCTGCAGATCTTGAGCGTCTTCCGCGCCCGGAACCGCTCGTCGGCCTTCTCCTGGTTGACGATGCAGACCGCAGCGTATGCGTCTGCGTCTCGAGCCTGTATTACCCATGCCTGCCGGTGCTGGAGCTTGACCTTCCGTAACCACGCGTCGAACTCAGGATAGTCAGACCGGAAGCTGCCAAAGATCGGGTCGGCATCGTTGATGCTGAAGGCTTTGAGACTCGCCACGGCTGGCGGCGGAAGTGGCGCGCGGTCGAATAGACGGGCTACGAACTCAAGTGCTTCAGTCGACCGCAGAACGCGATCGGCCAGACCTATGCGCGCTGCCTTCCCGTGAATGCCGCCGTCATTCGTGACTAGGTAGTCAACCGCGTCGGCAACGACAGCGGCCAAGTGCTGGTCGTCAACCCAGTCATTCGACCCAGACGGCGGCGATCCTATGGTGCACGCCAGATTGGGGCCCACGACCGGCGGGGAACCCAGCGTGGGATACTTGCTGACTAGGCGCTCGCGAAGTGCCCGGCGTTGCCCATCGGCGTCACGCGCCAAGTCCTGGCGCACCGCTGGGTGGACGTAGACGTGGTGGCCAGACTGCTGGACCAGCCGGCAGAATTCGGTCACCTCTGGACGACCCGCTCTGAGTTCGTCCAGGTTCGTGGGGTCCAGCGGGATGAGGATGTTCGTGTCGAGCAGGAACTTCATGCCGCCATTCCGTCCCCTCTACGGAATCCACATGTTCACCGGCCTGATCGTGTCGTTGGGCAGCAGCATCTTGGCGTGGCCGTCGAGGAAGGCGCAGCCGCAGCGGTGGCTGTGGCGCGCGTCCAGGCGTGTGAGCCGGTGCGAGTAGTAGCTGGAGCCCATCGCTCTGGCCGAGGGCTTCATGTCAAAGAACAGGAGCAGGTCGGCGGTGCGGCTGATCGAGGACATGCTGTAGACAAACGGCTGGCTGGCGGTGTTGTAGGTCAGGCCGTAGTTAATGCCATAGCCGTGCGGGAGGTCGGTCGTGCCGCTGACCTGCTGCGGGCTGTGGTCCTCGGGGCACAGCACCAGCTCCTTGCTCTTCATGTTCGGCTCGAGGATGGCGCACCAGGTGAAGCTCCCGGCGCGGGCCGGCACGAGCGTGCGGTCGCAATCGTCGGAGTAGATCTTGTGAGCCATGACGAGCTGCCGCAGGTTGCTGGCGCACTTGGCCTTGCGGGCGGCCCGGGTGGCCGAGGTGAGGACCGGGAACAGGATGGCTGCCAGGACGGCGATGATGCCAATCACGACCAGCATTTCGACAAGCGTGAAGCCGGGACGCCTGGACATGGCACTCCCCCGTGCGGTAGGTTGGCCGCTCATTTCGCCGGCGGACAGCGAATGCCTGCGCGGGGGGCAGGAAGCGCCGGCCCGCCCAGGGAAGAGCCCCCCCATGACCTCTCGCGAACGCGTTGTGGCAGCCATCGCGCACCAGCCTGTAGACCACCCCCCGCACATCATTGACTTCACCGGTGACGCCCATACGAAGCTGCAGGAGCACCTGGGCGATCTGCCTGTCGCCGACTTTGTCGGCAACGACGTCCGGGACATCCCTGTGCCCTGGTGGCACTGGCATGAGCTGGGGCCGGACTGGGGTGGGCTACAGCCACCGACGTCCCGCCCGCAGGTGCTGGGCCGTGGCAACTACGAGGGCCTCGCCGACAACCTCAAGGCCTGGCGCCAGGAGAGCGACAAGTACTTCCTGGTGCGGCTGTACGGCATTCACTTCGAGAAGGGCTACTTCGCGCGGGGGTTCGAGAACTTCATGGCCGACCTGGGCGGGGCGAAGGACTGGGCCCGCGACCTGCTGCGCTGGATCATCGGCAAGAACCTGGTGATGATGGAGAACTTCCTGGCCCTGCCGGAGATAGACGGGGTGCTGCTGGGGAGTGATTGGGGCTCGCAGTGCGGGCTGCTGATGTCGCCGGACACATGGAACGATCTCATCCGCCCCGGCGAGCAGGCGATGTTCGATCTCGTGAAGTCCTACGGCAAGGACGTGTGGGTCCACTCGTGCGGCAACATCGAGCGGCTCATTCCCACGTTGATCGAGATGGGCCTGCAGGTGCTCAACCCGGTGCAGCCCGAGTGCATGGACCTCGCCCGGCTCAAGGCAGCCTATGGAGACCGCCTGGCCTTCTGGGGCGGGATCAGCACCCAGCAGACGCTGCCGTACGGGACGCCGGAGCAGGTGCGGGCAGAGGCGCGGCGGGTGCGGGATACGCTCGGGCCGGAGGGCTACGTCTTCTCGCCGTCCCAGAGCATCCAGGACGATGTGCCCATCGCGAACGTGCTGGCGCTGCTGGAAGTGGCGAACGAGATGCTGTAGGGGCGCGATTTATCGCGCCCAACGCTCGGGGGATATGGGCAACGGGCGCGATGAATCGCGCCCCTACCTCGCCCCCAGGTACTCCCGCCAGTTCAAGCCTCTCCCCCACTCCGCGGGCGCGACGTTCCCCTCGCCGACCGTCTGCATCTCCTGGCTGAAGCTGACCAGCCGCAACGTGTGCGTGGCCGGGTCGTAGAGCGCGCGAGCCTGGGCCACGCGCATGACCGCCCACAGCGGGACCATCAGCGCCTCCCGGTACAGGATGGGCGGCGCTATCATGTCCTCCGTCAGCCCCGGCCCCGTCTCCACCTTCAGGCTGTTGAGGCGCAGCACCAGTTGCTCGAAGGCTCCGGTCATCGTGAGCTTCTGGGCCTGCTGGCTCCACACCCACTTGACGCGCAGCGGCTCCAGCAGCGGCCGCACCGGGACCAGGAGCTGCCCTTCCATCTCCACCGGGTCCTCGGGCAGCACGGCGGGCTTGCCGTCCACGACCAGCTTGATCGGCGGCTGGAGCGGCTTGACTTCCAGGCGCCGGCCGTCGGCCAGGATGATCGCCCCGCCCTCGGGCCGCGGCTGCAGCCCCAGAAGCTGTGAGACCGTCACAA contains:
- a CDS encoding DUF4832 domain-containing protein, yielding MPALLVVAVLVSSVAALAQDTPPGPVELKPPASDEVIFNPGMGLYLQYPPLDAKPDEWFMQLCDIAYYRLDWSEVNPEEGVYKFDDYFGPRFDFWVKQCGKRVAFRVMCQSMHSRGQVTPPWVFAKGVPGVKHIALNGQEQTDPVFWDDRYLDVQCEFIRKLGEYLDGRPGLEFVDIGSIGEWGEMHLMRWTPQQLAETGYTEARYVAAYRRVIDAHVQAFPHTRIFLNVGGRNHLTINDYAAIHGVNFRQDGLNPAGASYDCGEWLYNPYARRGVICNFEFHSGYDEMLKKQWDVKTTIEKGLSAPISYLNTNLFGGAGYRKAPPEAQELLRDAARRIGYRFVLVSLKHPAQLRLYATQPSRLPLFATWRNDGVAPCYASYAVQWSLVGPDGKVACEQLDYPPTPTTLWWPGEEQQVGTVLRLPAGLPAGQYRLRVAMLDPEAKQMIRLALTGRDDSGAYRLVELTGVASAATNATVHENGFEQEPTSWNPVEGIKLSLSTEGPHSGASCLLAEGTAGRVWNYAQTRLQAAAVPYGLYRLSAWMLVETTDNPRKAPYLKLATNAADGKWITNYSTNPYDLRQLGTWQRLETTAELPANAAALDIAIEKGDNTTPIALRLRLDDVKVELLEAP
- a CDS encoding ASCH domain-containing protein; this encodes MLSIHPRYADAIFQGQKKVEFRRRGFGRDVSHVVVYSTKPVEGITGVFTVETIEYASPVHLWRRYRAVSGLSASRFFEYYAGACEGVAIKVARAARLSKPVRLAEVGARLTPPQSFRYLSQDDLARIMSLSAADQGGR
- a CDS encoding type II secretion system GspH family protein — encoded protein: MSRRPGFTLVEMLVVIGIIAVLAAILFPVLTSATRAARKAKCASNLRQLVMAHKIYSDDCDRTLVPARAGSFTWCAILEPNMKSKELVLCPEDHSPQQVSGTTDLPHGYGINYGLTYNTASQPFVYSMSSISRTADLLLFFDMKPSARAMGSSYYSHRLTRLDARHSHRCGCAFLDGHAKMLLPNDTIRPVNMWIP